In Leclercia sp. LSNIH1, the genomic stretch GGGGCACGATGCGCCGCAGCAGTTGCTGGCCCATAAAATAGCCCGGATCTTCAAGCACCACCTTGTCGTTGCGGCTGGCGAGGGTATCGAGGATCAGGCGCAGGCTGCCGCTGTAGCCGCTGGTGATCAGCACCTGATCCGGCGTGCAGGTCAGCCCGCGAGAGATGTTCAGGTAGCGGGCAATCGCCTGGCGCAGGGGAGCCCAGCCCATCACCGGCGGGTTGAGCATCTCCTCCTGGCGCATGGCGCGCACCGCCTGGCCCGCCAGCAGCAGCCATTTTTTGTACGGGAAGCTGTCCAGCGCCGGGATGCCGGGGCGTAAAAAGCCGGCCCGTTCGCGCTGGCTGACCAGGGACTCCGGTAACGTGCCGGTGACAGTATCGTCAGGCGGCGGTGGCGCGGCGGGGAGGTTTAAGTCCGGGTTCACCCGGGTGCCACGCGCCCCCTGGCTCACCAGATACCCCTCGCCGATGAGAATGGCGTAGGCGGTTTCCACCGTTTTGCGCGCGACCTTCAGCTCCTCCGCCAGCACGCGAATGGCGGGCACCTTGTCGCCGGGCTTCAGTATGCCGCGGGTGATATTGTCCCGGTAGCGGGTATAGATCTGGTGATAGCCCGGTTTCATGTCCTACCTCGTTTCGCGGTTTTTGTATCTTTTTACTATGTCATGAACGGCGTAAATTTGCCCCATCGCATGACCTGTACCGCACAAAAGAGGAAAGACCATGAGCACTCGCGTTAACCACCATAAAGCCACACCTGCCCTCGCTAAAGCGCTCTCCGACCTGAGCATGGCGGTGAGCCAGACCTCCATCGACCCGGCGCTGAAGCACCTGATCGACATTCGTGTCTCCCAGCTCAACGGCTGTACCTTCTGTCTGGATATGCACGCGAAAGAGGCGAAAATTGCGGGCGAGCGTGAGCTGCGCCTCTACCATCTGGCCGCATGGCGCGAATCCCCGCTGTTCAGCGCCCGGGAAAAAGCGGCGCTGGCCTTCGCCGAAGCGCTGACGCAGATTGGCCCGCACGGGATCAGCGATGTCCTCTACCGCAGCGTGGCGGAACACTACTCGGAAAAGGAGATTTCAGAGCTGAACTTTGCCATTGTGGCGATCAACGCCTGGAACCGCTTAGGCATCACCTCCCGTATGGAACCGGGCTCCCTCGACGGTGCCTACGGCCTCAACAAGGCTAACCTCGAGTAAGACCCCGCTCGCGGATCATCGCCACCAGCGCCTGCAACCCAGGCGGGACGTGACGATGGCCAGGGTAATAGAGACGCAGTCCGGCAAAGGGCTGCGTCCACTCCTCCAGCACGCTCACCAGTTCCCCGCTTTGCAGCTCCTGTTGAATATAGAGTTCCGGTAAAAATCCTACCCCCAGTCCGGCTTTTACCGCCCGGATCGAGGCAAACAGATCCGAGGTGGCAAAACGGGGCACCACCGCCAGGGCAAGCTGCTCTCCACGCCGCTCCAGCTCCCAGCGGTAGATCCCGCCGTGCGCCATCCGCATGCCGATCCCCTGATGTTGCAGCAGATCGTCCGGCGTAAGCGGAATGCCGTGACGGGCAAAATAGTCCGGTGTGGCGGTGATGAGCTGGCGGATATCGGGGGTAAGCGGCACGGCGATCATATCCTGCGGGACCGATTCTGCGAGGCGGATCCCGGCGTCGTACCCTTCCGCCACGATATCGATCATCCGCGCTTCGCTTACCGCTTCGACGCGCATTTTCGGGTAGCGGATCATGTAGTCGATCAGCAGCGCGTCCAGGAACAGGGCGCCGACGTTGTTCGGCACGTTCAGGCGCAGGATGCCGGCAGGCTCGTCGGGATCGCTGTGGATCTCCAGGCTGGCCTGGCGGATCTCCTGCAAGGCAGGCCCCACGCGCGCGACAAAGCGTTGCCCCGCCTCGGTGAGGGCCACGCTGCGGGTGGTGCGATTGAACAGGCGCGTTTGCAGGCGGCTTTCGAGCCCGGCAATGGCGTTACTCGCGGCGGTGGCCGACATCCCCAGCTCCTGGGCCGCGGCGCGAAAGCTGCCGCGACGCACTACGGCCATGACCACTTCCAGCTCTGTCAGTCCTGAACGGTGCATAGATTATCCTGAAAATCGAAACAACCTTTGCAGCATAGCGTGGATTATCGTAACGGAGAAGGCGTGCCAGACTCGCTTTATCCAGTCTGAGGAGGTCACTATGCATCACATCGAACAGGTTTATATCAACGGGGAGTTTGTCACTCCACACGGCACGGAGCGCTTCGATTTGTATAACCCGGCGAAGGCGCGCGTCATCGGTCAGGTGCGTCTGGCCGATGCGGTGGATGGCGAACGTGCCATTGCCGCGGCCAGAGCCGCGTTTCCGGCGTGGTCGAAAGCCACAAAGCAAATGCGCATTGCCGCCCTGCAACGGATGCAGGCTACGGTGGCCGCCCGCCACGACGATCTGCTGGAGGCGGTGGTTGAGGAGTATGGTGCCCCCGCATCACGCTCGGCCTGGATGGCGAGCTATCCGGCGGAGGTGATTGCCCAGGCCATTGCGGCGCTGGAGGCGTTCGAATTTACGACCGTCGCGGGTGCGGCCAGAGTAGAGATGACCCCGCTGGGCGTCGCCGGGCTTATCACCCCGTGGAACAGCGATGCGGGCTTTATCTGCGGCAAACTGGCGGCGGCGCTGGCCGCAGGCTGCACCGCGGTGATCAAGCCCAGCGAGATGAGCGCCCTGCAGACGCAGATTGTGACCGAGGCGCTGCACGCCGCAGATCTACCGCCGGGGGTGTTTAACATCGTTACCGGGCGCGGCGATACGGTGGGGGAGACGATTAGCCGTCACCCCCATGTGGCAAAAATCTCCTTTACCGGATCGACCCGGACCGGCAAAGCGATCCTGCGCAACGCGGCGGAGAACTTTACCCGCGTCACCCTCGAGTTAGGCGGTAAATCGCCGACGCTGATTCTCGACGATGCCGATATCAAACAGGCGATCCCGCTGGCGGTCCAGGCCGGGCTGATGAACAGCGGCCAGGCGTGTGTGGCCGGTACGCGTATTCTGGTACCGCAGTCGCGTAAGGCTGAATTTGAGCAGGCGCTGGCGCTGGCTGTCGCGGCGGTGGCGTCGGGCGATCCGCGCGATGCGAAGACCGTGGTCGGTCCGATGGTGAGCGAGAGACAGTGGCAGCGGGTGCAGGGCTATATTCAGAAAGGGCTGGCTGAGGGGGCGCGTTTGCTGGCGGGCGGGGTAGGGCGGCCGGAGGGCACCCGGGATGGCTGGTTTGTCCGGCCAACGCTGTTCACCGATGTGCATAACCAGATGGCTATCGCCCGGGATGAGATTTTTGGTCCGGTGCTGTGCGTGATCGCCTACCGCGATGAGGCGGAGGCCATCGCCATTGCCAACGACACCGACTATGGCCTGAGCGCGCTGGTGCTCGGTGGCGACAGCGGGCGTGCCCGCCGCGTGGCGCAGCAGATCCAGGCGGGTCGCGTGCTGGTCAATACCCTCACACACGAGCCCAAAGCGCCGTTTGGCGGATTTAAGCACTCCGGCGTGGGGCGCGAGATGGGAACCTGGGGCATCAGCGCGTTTATGGAGCCGAAGTCGATCCTCAGCTAAAAAACGCCCGGCGGCGCAAGCTTGCCGGGCCTACGGTTCGTGCCTGGGTAGGCCGGGTAAGCGCAGCGCCACCCGGCGGTTCCAGCGCATCGATGCCACAACCGCCATTCCGTAGGCCGGGTAAGCGCAGCGCCACCCGGCAACCCCGGCGCACGAAAGCGACATTTCGCTCTTCACCGAAGCATCACGTTTTTGTTTCCTGCACTCTCTCCTTAACCTCACAACGGAGAGAGATCATGATTGCAGTCCTGTTTGAAGCCAAAGCCGCACCCGCGCACCAGGCGCGTTACCTGCAGCTGGCCGCCGAGCTAAAACCGCTGCTGGCGGATATCGACGGTTTTATCGATATTGAACGTTTTCAGAGCCTGACCACCGAGGGCAAAATCCTCTCCCTCTCCTGGTGGCGGGACGAGGAGGCGATTTGCCGCTGGAGACAAAATCTGTTTCACCAGGCCGCACAGGCCGAAGGGCGGGCGTCGATTTTTACCCACTACCGTATTCGCGTGGCGCAGGTGGTGCGGGAGTACAGTTCAGAAACCGGAGGGCATGCCGATGTATGACGTTCATGTGAGGTTCAACGACACCCCAGGCGAGCTGGCACGTTTTGGTCAACTGCTGGGGCGCAACGGCGTAGGGCTGGAGGGCGGCGGCGTGTTTGGCGTGGAGGCGCATTTCCTGGTGGTGGAGGGCGAAAAAGCCCGGCGCCTCCTCCTTGCCGCGGGTTTTAATGTGAAAGCGGTGCGAAAACCACTGATCCGTAAGCTGAAACAGGCGCGCCCTGGCGAGCTGGGCGAGATTGCCGCCGCGCTGGCCGCACAGGGGGTCTCCATCCTGACCCAGTACAGCGATCATGCGAATCACCTTATTCTGCTGACGGATAATGATAAGCTGGCCGCAGAGATCACCGGGCCGTGGGCTGCCAATGTTAAAGACGCGTTTACCTCCTGATAATAGCGCTGCGCTGGAGCTGGCCGTTGCGGCTGTTGCGGCGGCGATGGCCGATCCGTCACGGGTCAAAATGCTCTGTGCGCTGATGGACGGGCGGGCGTGGACCGCCACGGAGCTCAGCGCGGTGGCGGATGTGGCACCCTCAACCGCCAGCGGCCATCTCGCCCGGCTGGTGGAGGGCAGGCTGATTACCTGCCTTTCTCAGGGGCGGCATCGCTACTATCGTCTGGCGGGGCATGACGTTGCGGAGCTGGTAGAGCAGATGATGGGTCTATCATGGCACCGCATCACGCCGCCGGAAACCACCACACCTGCGTCGATGCGTTATGCCCGCACCTGTTACGACCATCTCGCGGGCACGGTCGCTGTGCAGATCTATGATTTTATGCAGGCCGAAGGCTGGCTGGTGGCAGACGGGTCTGCCCTCACCGGAAAAGGCCGCGAGGCGTTCCTGGCGCTGGGGATCGCGCTTAAGGCTAATACCCGGCGCAAAGCGTGTAGCGCCTGCCTGGACTGGAGCGAACGCCGTTTCCACCTGGGCGGTGAGGCGGGTGCAGCGCTGCTGGTTTTCCTGGAAACCAAAGGCTGGATCCAGCGGGTGGAAGGGTTTCGCGAGGTGACGGTGACGGCATCAGGGCTGCGGGCCATTCAGCAGCGTTTTAGCCGTTGAGGAAACGCCCGGCGGCGCCAGCTTGCCGGGCCTACAAAAAAGCAGCCGCATACTCTGTATGCGGCTTGTTTGTTTTAGAAGTTGAGCGACCAGGTGGCGCTCATTGTCTGATCGGTGTCGTGATGAGAGGCATTCACGTTATAGCCCACGCCGAAGGTCATATTGCCTTTCTGCATTTTCACCCCCAGCTGGCCGTTAAAGGCGGTGTCATCCATGATCTCTGCGCGGAGAGTATCGCTGGCGCTGATGCCCACGGTGTGCAGGGTGTTTTGACTCTCCCGGTCGCCGGTGACAGCAACCACGCCGACATCGGCCTGGGTACTCATCTTCCAGCCGGAATCCAGCGCGAAGGTTTTCGCGACTTTCACCCCTACCGGGAACTGCCAGATGTTCTGCGTGCCTTTATCGGTATGGAAGACGCGTTCATCCTGATCGTTTTTGGTATCAAAGGCCTCGGTCTTGAGCTGGTTATAACGCACACCCGCATGAGGAATGATATCCAGCACATCGGTTTCGATCAGGTACTCGCCCCGCACGCCCGCGCTGAACAGCATCCCGTCGACGTTTGCCTTCAGCTTGTTGCCTGCTTCCATCCAACCCGGCTGTTTCTGGTAAACATCGTTGCTGGTCTGGGTCAGGCTGACGTCGCCCGTCAGGTTCCAGCGATCCTGGTTCCAGTTCTGGTACAGGGTAACGCCCCAGAAGCTGAAATCATTGTGGGTGGCGTTGGTATCGCCGCGTGAATCACTGTCGCCATTACCGGCATGGAACGCCGCGCCGCTGCGCAGGGTGCCGTGTTCGGTCTGCCAGGCTTTGTCTCCTCCCATCATCAGGCCGTAGAATTTGCTGTTCTGGCCGTAGCTCAGATTCCCGGCGCTCAGGTCGCTGCTGCGCGGGTTACCGTACAGGGCGTGAACCCAGACGCTGGCGTCAGTGTCAGCGGGTTGCAGGCCCGCGTTGGCAATGGAGTTACGCTCCAGAACGGCATCCACCGCCGCGTTGCCTGCCGCCCAGGTATTGTGCTGCACGCCGCCCGCAGTGGCGATTTGCGCCGCGCTGTTGATGGTTCTTACTACCTCATCCACGCTCGCCTGTGGCGTATCGATAGCAACCGACAGATAACGTGCGCCCGCCTGGCTGGCAGAGCGTGAGTTCTCTCCGCTGGCGATAAGCTGATCCAGCGCATGGGTAGTGACCACGCCCGGCAGGACGTCCTGTGCCGCACGAGCCTGGGTGGTGACCCGCACCTCGCCGTCACGCTCCTGGGTCGTGGCCGTCAGCAGTTTATTCAGCAGCAGATTCTCGTTCTGCCAGCCGTTTCCAGCGATGTTGACATCCCTAAAGCCCCTGGCAACCGAGTAAGTCTGGTTGGCCTTTGCATCCGCGACGTAAAGTGCGGCGCTGTCCGCTACGTTCAGACTACCCTCGGTCGCATTCAGCGCGGCCTGGCCATTGGTCATCTCCTTCGTGCTGACCATCAGCAAAGAGTGGTCGGCAAAGTCAACGGTATTAAAGGCGGCGTCACGGTCGGCTGAGCTGCCGGTCAGTGAACCGTCGACCCGCAGCCCGCCCTGGGTGGCGTTAAGGTATTGCGGGGTATGGACAGAGACCGCCGCCGTGATGGCGTTTTCACCCCAGGTTAAGCCGCTGTTGGCGAAACGGGCTTCTGCCGCAGCGGTGGAGGTATCACCCAGCACCAGCAGGGCGTTCTGACCCACGGTGACGCGCCCGTTAATCTCACTGCCGCCGCTTGCCACATGGGAGGCGTTAGCCAGCGTCCCGCCATCCGTCCAGGCCGGGTCGATAAACAACCGGGCCCCCTGCAGATCCAAACGTTCTGCGACCAGCGTGCCCGCGGCGGCGATATCGCCGACGGTGATTTGTGCCTCCTGGCTGGCCGAGAGCTGCCCTGCCAGCAGGGAACCGTTAACCGCCATCTGGGCGCTATCCTGAAGCGCGACATCGCTGTGCAGAGTGGCTTGTTGTTCAACCCTGACCAGGCCGCTGCTGACTACCCCGGCAGCAGATCCGCCGGAAACCAGCGTGTGATCGCCTGCCACAATGTTCAGCGCGCCTTCAGGGGCCACGGTGACGGTACCGGTGAGATGACCGGTCACATCCTGCATGGCCGCGATGCCTAAGTTCAGCGTCCCGTTATTGACCGCTACCGCAACAGGCTCATCGGGTGCGCCGGCCACGTCGATCAACGCGCCAGCGGCCCCGGTCAGAGTCAGCGTCTGGCCGCCGACAATATCCACCGCTGGCTGGCCTTCACCTTCAAACCGCAGCTGCGATGCGCCGAAGCCGTTCCGCACGAAAATGGTGTCATCGGTGATCGCATCTTTCTCGCCGATAATGAGCCGGTTTTTGTCAGAGGTAACCTGGGTGTGGGCCAGCACCGCCTGGGTCATGGCGGCTTCGATTACGCTGGCGGTGCCCGCCACGCTATCGGCATTCTGCAGCGTGCCGAGCATCACCAGGCTGTTGCCTTCTGTGGAGCCCAGCAGCTCATTGACCGCCTTCACATAGTCCAGATGGTAGGTGTCATCGGTCAGGATCAGCGTGCTGTCAGTAAAGCCTACGTTCGCCCCGGTCTCGTTATAGCCCTCTGGCAGCAGGGATGAGGCCGCCAGGTTGAACAGCTGGTCAGAACGGGTTTGCAGCTGGCTATGGTTGATCATATTCAACGATGCGCCGCTGCTCAGCGCCAGGGTATCGGCGATAAGTTTGGTGTTATCAAAGGTTAAATTGCCGCTGCTCATCTGCACCGGCGCGGTCACGGTAGTGCCGTTCACTGTCAGGGCGCTGCCCACGTTGGTGTCGGTAAAGCCGTCGGTGAGGACCACATCGTCCGCGATAGCCAGCTTGCCGAAGTTGCTGAACTTCGTCCCGCTAAACTCAGGCATGTTCGCCAGGTGCAGGGTGCTCGCAGCGCCGCTGCCGTACAGATTACCCGCCACCTCAGCGTTATCCAGCCAGATGTCGGAGCGGAGCACTTTGGCACCGTTGAGGTTGATATCCCCGGAGAGGGTGCTGTCGGTCAGATGCAGATCCACGCTGCCCTGGCCGGCGCTGGCATCGACGTTGCCTGTCAGCACGGAGCGGGTGATATCCATGGCAATCTGCGCGGCTTTGTTGGCAATCAGGTTGCCGTTAAGGGAGGAGTCCGCCAGCGAGGCGGTAACGCTCTCCGAGCCGGAAAGCACCGTATGACCGACAATCTCGCTATTATCCAGGCTCAGCTGAGCGGCTTTGCCATTTGACAGGCTAATGGCGTTACCGTTTTTCTGGGTGGTTTTGGTGATGGTGGAATCGGTAACCGACAGCGCGCTGGTGCTGCCTGAGGTAGAGAGGGCCACCGAGCCCGTCAGCTGGCTATGGTCAACTACAATCGTATGCGTTTTATCTGCAGCGGTGAGGTTTGTGATTTCTATCGCATTGGCTGTTTTGGAGACGGCGTTAGTGGTATCGATGAGGCTGTTCTGCACCGTAATGGCGTTATTATTTGTCGCGTTGTACAGCAAAATGCTGCCCGCCTGAATACGGCTGTCCTGCACGGTGACGTCGTGTGTCCCCGCGCCGCCCACGTAGATGCGGCCTGTAATCAAGCTATTGTTCTGGATATCAATATCGGCATCACCGCTGTCAGCGACGTCCAGATGAATGGCGTTTCCGTCAAGATAGTACTTCGAGTTTGGGGCGTTTTTTATATCATAATCTCCCCCCTTAGCGGCACCGTTCAGGGTAGAGTTATCGACAACGATATGGGTATTGGTGTTAGAACTCTTCGCGCCCGCCTCGATGAAGTCCACCGCGGCCTTATTATTCAGGACAACGGTAGCTGAGCCCTCTTTACTGACGTTGATATAATGGCCACTCAGATTCGCGCCATCAACAAGAAGCTGTTGGATATCAGAAGAGGTTCGGGAAGAGGTGCCGCTGGCAAAATAGATATTCTGGGCCCTGGCCGTGCCGTCAATGGCCGCATCCTGGGTTTTCTGAGTGAAATACCACGCGGTAGGCTTTGGCGTTATCGGTGACGTCATGTCATATTGCGTTAATCCGCAGGTTCCGGTAAATGCAGTGCCCGCGCAGGTATTTGCCAGTGCTGGAGACAAAAGAAAACTGCTGCCCAGAATCATGCTCATGCTAATAGCCAGCTGATTCAGGCGAAATGATTTATTCATAAGGTGTCCCTCTCTTATTACGTAATGATTTTATTTCGCGATAGCGAATATAAAAATACATACACCGTTTAATCCTTCGTTACATTTTGCAGCATAACAAAAGAAAATAATATTGAGGGTGGGATTGTTCTTTCCTTGCCTGGAAAAGTCTTAAGTGGTCGGATATCTTGCTGTTATAACTGATTAAACTTTTCTTTAAATATCATTTTTTGTGCGCGATAGCACGAAATGCCGCTAATTACTTGAGAATATTCCTACAATCCCCCGGAAAACTGTTAATTGCAAATTAATACATTCTCACTGATTATTAATAAATCCACAGTGATGGTGAGGTTAAAGGGAATGGTAATAGTTTTAACATCCTGTAGATATTTCCAGCAGGGGTTTGCCATGCTGGTTGAACAGTTAATGTTCGACGCGCCGTCGTTTCAGCAGGTGCATTATCTTGATGACATCAAAAAAGTGACGAAAGAGGATCTTTCTCGCACCAAAGCGATTGTAGTGGATTATGGTGAGTCTGATATCAAAGTTCTGCATGCCCTACTGGATCTAAAAAACCGGTACGAGCAGAGCTATTTTATTTTTATCACCCGGGATGTGTGCTACGAAAGCACGATTGAAAATATTCTCATTAATACTATTGCCGATTATACCATCGACTGTAAAAGTGCCGTGCGAAAGTTAAGCGCATGTCTTGCCCATCTTGCCCAGGAAGATCAGCCGGTCACTATTTTTAAAAATGCCCGCTGGCACCATCTTGAAAAAGAACAACGGTTAACCCGTATGGAAACCATGCTGCTGCCCTATATTGTGTCGGGGAAAAAGAATAAAGAAATTACCCGCTATCTGGACGTAACGGGAAAAACAGTAAGCCATCATCGACGCAATATTTATCGTAAATTCGCTGTGACCAATCTGACCGGGTTGTTTAAAAAATTTGATCAACGTGCTTGATTCTGCAAGCGACCTCTATTGAACGAAGGATGACGGCACAAAAAAGCCTGGAAAAAGCGCTGTTGATTTTGATACCTGCCAGGGGATGAACGCTCTGCCCGCTTTCGCAATTCCTGCGCTTAACACCCTCGTTTCTTGATACTTACCCTGATAACTATTATCTTCTCAGCGTGTGAAGCGAGGACCTCCCATGCGTGAAGAAGATCTGTTCTGCCGCAGGCCGATGGGCATGCGGATGGCAATGATTGTGCGTCAGTGGCGCGCAGTGATTGACGATGCCATTCTCGACACCGGGTTAACCCAGTCGAGCTGGACGGTGATGATGCAGTTAAAGCAGTTGGGGGATAACGTCTCGGTGAGCGAACTGGCGGAGGTGCAGGGCATTGAACTGCCGCCGCTGATGCGCACCCTTTCACAGCTGGAAAAGCAGGGCTACCTGCTGCGCACCACATCGCCTTATGACAAGCGTATCCGGCTGCTGACGCTCACACCCGAGGGTAACGCGGTGCTGAAAACCCTGACCCGGATTATCGAGACGTTCCAGGAGCGGGTATCGCAGAATATCGCCCCGGAACATCTGGAGATTTTCAGCGCCACACTCAATCAAATCGCCTGCAACTTGCGGACTATCCGCGAAGAAGATAACAAGACCGAATAATCATGACCCCTGAACAAAAGTTTGCCCGCTGGGTAAGGGTAAGTATTGCCTCTTTCCTGCTGATGTTTGTCTATTTCATTATCGCCGATATCTGGATCCCGCTGACGCCGGACTCCACGGTGATGCGCGTGGTGACGCCCGTTTCCGCGCGCGTTTCCGGCTATGTGGCGGCGGTGCACGTGCATAACAACAGCCAGGTGAAGCGGGGCGATCTGCTGTTTGAACTCGATCCAACGCCATTCCGTAATAAAGTGGAAGCGGCGCAGATTGCGCTGGAACAGGCGTGTCTCGCCAATCAGCAGCTGGACGCGCAAATTGTGGCGACCCAGGCGAGCCTGAAAACCGCCCAGCTCACCGCCCGTAACGACAAAGTCACCTTCGATCGCTATCAGAAACTCAGCACGTTGCAGAACGTCTCCCGGGCGGATCTGGATAAAGTCCGCACCACCTGGCAGGGCAGCGAGCAGGCGGTGGCGAATCTGGAAGCCACCATTCATCAGCTGCGCATTGAGCGCGGCGAGCGCGACGAAAAGCGTAACGTGACCCTGCAAAAATACCGTAATGCGCTGGACGAGGCGGAACTCAATCTCCGCTGGACGAAAATCTACGCCGGGGCGGATGGGACCGTCAGTAACGTGCAGCTGAGCCCCGGTTTTTATGCCACCTCCGGTTCGGCGGCGCTGGCGCTGGTGAATAACCAGAGCGATATCGTCGCCGATTTCCGGGAAAAGAGCCTGCGCCATACCCGTCAGGGAACCGATGCCGCCGTGGTGTTTGACGCCTTCCCGGGCCACGTTTTCCGCGCCCACGTCACCAGCAGCGACGCCGGTATTCTGGCCGGGCAGGAGGCCGTCAACGGCCAGCTCTCTGAGCCGGAAACCTCCAACCGCTGGGTGCGTGACGCGCAGCGCATGCGCATTCACGTGGCGCTGGACGAGCCGCTGCCAAAGCACCTGCCGACCGGGGCGCGCGCCACCGTGCAGCTCTATAACAGCGAAGGTCCGTTTGCCCGCTTCTTCTCCGGCATGCAGATCCACCTCGTCAGCCTGCTGCACTATGTGTACTGATTATGTCTATTAATACCCTGGCGCGGGTCTTTACCCCGCACGGCAACATTGTCTATACCGCCAACGACTTTCGCCAGACGCTGCGCATCGTCTTTGCCGGGATGATCGCCCTGAGCGTGTCGAGCTTCTACAA encodes the following:
- a CDS encoding carboxymuconolactone decarboxylase family protein is translated as MSTRVNHHKATPALAKALSDLSMAVSQTSIDPALKHLIDIRVSQLNGCTFCLDMHAKEAKIAGERELRLYHLAAWRESPLFSAREKAALAFAEALTQIGPHGISDVLYRSVAEHYSEKEISELNFAIVAINAWNRLGITSRMEPGSLDGAYGLNKANLE
- a CDS encoding LysR family transcriptional regulator, yielding MHRSGLTELEVVMAVVRRGSFRAAAQELGMSATAASNAIAGLESRLQTRLFNRTTRSVALTEAGQRFVARVGPALQEIRQASLEIHSDPDEPAGILRLNVPNNVGALFLDALLIDYMIRYPKMRVEAVSEARMIDIVAEGYDAGIRLAESVPQDMIAVPLTPDIRQLITATPDYFARHGIPLTPDDLLQHQGIGMRMAHGGIYRWELERRGEQLALAVVPRFATSDLFASIRAVKAGLGVGFLPELYIQQELQSGELVSVLEEWTQPFAGLRLYYPGHRHVPPGLQALVAMIRERGLTRG
- a CDS encoding aldehyde dehydrogenase family protein, coding for MHHIEQVYINGEFVTPHGTERFDLYNPAKARVIGQVRLADAVDGERAIAAARAAFPAWSKATKQMRIAALQRMQATVAARHDDLLEAVVEEYGAPASRSAWMASYPAEVIAQAIAALEAFEFTTVAGAARVEMTPLGVAGLITPWNSDAGFICGKLAAALAAGCTAVIKPSEMSALQTQIVTEALHAADLPPGVFNIVTGRGDTVGETISRHPHVAKISFTGSTRTGKAILRNAAENFTRVTLELGGKSPTLILDDADIKQAIPLAVQAGLMNSGQACVAGTRILVPQSRKAEFEQALALAVAAVASGDPRDAKTVVGPMVSERQWQRVQGYIQKGLAEGARLLAGGVGRPEGTRDGWFVRPTLFTDVHNQMAIARDEIFGPVLCVIAYRDEAEAIAIANDTDYGLSALVLGGDSGRARRVAQQIQAGRVLVNTLTHEPKAPFGGFKHSGVGREMGTWGISAFMEPKSILS
- a CDS encoding antibiotic biosynthesis monooxygenase family protein, encoding MIAVLFEAKAAPAHQARYLQLAAELKPLLADIDGFIDIERFQSLTTEGKILSLSWWRDEEAICRWRQNLFHQAAQAEGRASIFTHYRIRVAQVVREYSSETGGHADV
- a CDS encoding amino acid-binding protein, with amino-acid sequence MYDVHVRFNDTPGELARFGQLLGRNGVGLEGGGVFGVEAHFLVVEGEKARRLLLAAGFNVKAVRKPLIRKLKQARPGELGEIAAALAAQGVSILTQYSDHANHLILLTDNDKLAAEITGPWAANVKDAFTS
- a CDS encoding ArsR/SmtB family transcription factor — protein: MLKTRLPPDNSAALELAVAAVAAAMADPSRVKMLCALMDGRAWTATELSAVADVAPSTASGHLARLVEGRLITCLSQGRHRYYRLAGHDVAELVEQMMGLSWHRITPPETTTPASMRYARTCYDHLAGTVAVQIYDFMQAEGWLVADGSALTGKGREAFLALGIALKANTRRKACSACLDWSERRFHLGGEAGAALLVFLETKGWIQRVEGFREVTVTASGLRAIQQRFSR
- a CDS encoding autotransporter outer membrane beta-barrel domain-containing protein; this translates as MNKSFRLNQLAISMSMILGSSFLLSPALANTCAGTAFTGTCGLTQYDMTSPITPKPTAWYFTQKTQDAAIDGTARAQNIYFASGTSSRTSSDIQQLLVDGANLSGHYINVSKEGSATVVLNNKAAVDFIEAGAKSSNTNTHIVVDNSTLNGAAKGGDYDIKNAPNSKYYLDGNAIHLDVADSGDADIDIQNNSLITGRIYVGGAGTHDVTVQDSRIQAGSILLYNATNNNAITVQNSLIDTTNAVSKTANAIEITNLTAADKTHTIVVDHSQLTGSVALSTSGSTSALSVTDSTITKTTQKNGNAISLSNGKAAQLSLDNSEIVGHTVLSGSESVTASLADSSLNGNLIANKAAQIAMDITRSVLTGNVDASAGQGSVDLHLTDSTLSGDINLNGAKVLRSDIWLDNAEVAGNLYGSGAASTLHLANMPEFSGTKFSNFGKLAIADDVVLTDGFTDTNVGSALTVNGTTVTAPVQMSSGNLTFDNTKLIADTLALSSGASLNMINHSQLQTRSDQLFNLAASSLLPEGYNETGANVGFTDSTLILTDDTYHLDYVKAVNELLGSTEGNSLVMLGTLQNADSVAGTASVIEAAMTQAVLAHTQVTSDKNRLIIGEKDAITDDTIFVRNGFGASQLRFEGEGQPAVDIVGGQTLTLTGAAGALIDVAGAPDEPVAVAVNNGTLNLGIAAMQDVTGHLTGTVTVAPEGALNIVAGDHTLVSGGSAAGVVSSGLVRVEQQATLHSDVALQDSAQMAVNGSLLAGQLSASQEAQITVGDIAAAGTLVAERLDLQGARLFIDPAWTDGGTLANASHVASGGSEINGRVTVGQNALLVLGDTSTAAAEARFANSGLTWGENAITAAVSVHTPQYLNATQGGLRVDGSLTGSSADRDAAFNTVDFADHSLLMVSTKEMTNGQAALNATEGSLNVADSAALYVADAKANQTYSVARGFRDVNIAGNGWQNENLLLNKLLTATTQERDGEVRVTTQARAAQDVLPGVVTTHALDQLIASGENSRSASQAGARYLSVAIDTPQASVDEVVRTINSAAQIATAGGVQHNTWAAGNAAVDAVLERNSIANAGLQPADTDASVWVHALYGNPRSSDLSAGNLSYGQNSKFYGLMMGGDKAWQTEHGTLRSGAAFHAGNGDSDSRGDTNATHNDFSFWGVTLYQNWNQDRWNLTGDVSLTQTSNDVYQKQPGWMEAGNKLKANVDGMLFSAGVRGEYLIETDVLDIIPHAGVRYNQLKTEAFDTKNDQDERVFHTDKGTQNIWQFPVGVKVAKTFALDSGWKMSTQADVGVVAVTGDRESQNTLHTVGISASDTLRAEIMDDTAFNGQLGVKMQKGNMTFGVGYNVNASHHDTDQTMSATWSLNF
- a CDS encoding helix-turn-helix transcriptional regulator translates to MLVEQLMFDAPSFQQVHYLDDIKKVTKEDLSRTKAIVVDYGESDIKVLHALLDLKNRYEQSYFIFITRDVCYESTIENILINTIADYTIDCKSAVRKLSACLAHLAQEDQPVTIFKNARWHHLEKEQRLTRMETMLLPYIVSGKKNKEITRYLDVTGKTVSHHRRNIYRKFAVTNLTGLFKKFDQRA
- a CDS encoding MarR family winged helix-turn-helix transcriptional regulator yields the protein MREEDLFCRRPMGMRMAMIVRQWRAVIDDAILDTGLTQSSWTVMMQLKQLGDNVSVSELAEVQGIELPPLMRTLSQLEKQGYLLRTTSPYDKRIRLLTLTPEGNAVLKTLTRIIETFQERVSQNIAPEHLEIFSATLNQIACNLRTIREEDNKTE